GCCGCGCGGCAATCCGGGTTTTCGACGGAATGCCGGGCGGCTAGCTAAGCAGGAGGATCGCGCGCACAGGACTACTTTAGCGCACCCACAAACCACCCACAGGTAAGTCGCCACGAGCGGCTGAAGTGTGGACGCACTCGAGAGGGAGGCCGCACCCCGCCAGGGTGTGGTGGGCACCGCGATGGGCCCCCTGCTGCGAGGGTCCCGACACGAGCTTGCGAGTGTCAGGGAGCAGCAGGGGACGGGCAGGGCGGGTGCGGCCTCCCTCAACAGAGGCTGGGACTTACTTCACGTCGGCGTCGACCCAGTCCATGGACTTGGTGACGGCCTTCTTCCAGAGGCGCATCTGGCGGTCCCGCTCGGCGTCATCCATCTGCGGCTCCCAGCGCTTGTCCTCGGCCCAGTTGGCCGAGCATTCGCCCAGATCCTTCCAGAACCCCACGGCAAGGCCGGCGGCGTAAGCCGCCCCCAGGGCAGTGGTCTCGACGACTTTGGGCCGGATCACCGGCACCCCCAGGATGTCGGCCTGAAACTGCATCAGGGCGTCGTTGGCCACCATGCCGCCGTCGACCTTCAGCTCCGTCAGCGGCACGCCCGAATCGGCGTTGACCGCATCGAGGACCTCCCGGGTCTGGAACGCCGTGGCCTCCAGCGCAGCTCGGGCGATGTGGTTCTTGTTCACAAAGCGGGTCAGGCCGACGATCGCGCCCCGGGCGTCGGAGCGCCAATACGGAGCAAACAGTCCGGAGAATGCCGGCACAATGTACACCCCGCCGTTGTCCTTGACCGCGGCGGCAAGGGTTTCCACTTCCGGGGCGCTGCTGATCATGCCAAGGTTGTCACGCAGCCACTGGATCAGGGAACCGGTCACGGCGATCGAGCCCTCCAGCGCGTAGTGCGGCGCCGCGTCGCCGAGCTTGTACCCGACAGTTGTCAGCAGCCCGTTCTTGGAGTGGACGATCTCCTCACCGGTGTTGAAGATCAAGAAGCAGCCGGTGCCATAGGTGTTCTTGGCTTCGCCGGCTTCAAACGCCGCCTGCCCGAACGTTGCGGCCTGCTGGTCGCCCAGGATCCCTGCGACCGGAACTTCACGCAGCAGCTGGGACGTGTGCACCGTCCCGTACACCTCGGAGGAAGACTTGATCTCCGGCATCATCGAGGCCGGGACACCGAAGGCGTCCAGAATGTCCTGGTCCCAGGACAAGGTCTCGAGATCCATAAACAGGGTCCGGGACGCGTTGGTCACATCGGTGACATGGACGCCCCCGTCGACGCCGCCGGTCAGGTTCCACAGCACCCAGCAGTCAGTGTTGCCGAACACGAGGTCGCCTGCTTCGGCCTTCTCGCGGGCGCCCTCAACATTGTCCAGGATCCATTTGATTTTGGTGCCGGAGAAGTACGTGGCCAGCGGGAGCCCCACCTTTTCCTTGAAGCGATCCACACCGCCGTCCTTTGCCAGCTCGTCCACGATGGGCTGGGTGCGGGTGTCCTGCCAGACGATGGCGTTGTAAACGGCTTTGCCGGTCGTTTTGTCCCAGACGACGGCGGTCTCACGCTGGTTGGTGATGCCTACGGCAGCGATGTCGTGCCGGGTGAGGTTTGCCTTGGACAGCGCGGTGCCGATGACCTCGCGGGTGTTGTTCCAGATCTCCGCGGGATCGTGTTCCACCCAGCCGGCCTGCGGGAAGATCTGTTCATGTTCGAGCTGGCCGGACGAGACGATGCTGCCGCTGTGGTCGAAGATGATGGCTCGGCTGCTGGTGGTGCCCTGGTCGATTGCGATTACATACTGGTTCATGGTGACGTCCTTGTCTTGGGGTTGGCTGTTGGAGGTGTGCAGCGCGACGGTTAAGCCGCCGCGGTGGCAATGATCGGCACCACTGCGGCCACAATGCCGGCGAGGCCGCCGCCGACGAGCGGTCCGACGACGGGGATCCAGGAATAGCTCCAATCCGAGGATCCCTTGCCCTTGATCGGCAGCAGGGCGTGGGCGATGCGCGGGCCCAGGTCACGGGCGGGGTTGATGGCGTAGCCGGTGGGGCCGCCGAGGGAGACGCCGATGCCGACGACCAGCAGGGCAACGGCCAGCGGGCCAAGCCCGGACGGTGTCCCGCCGAAGGTGAGGATGACGAAGACCAGGACAAAGGTGCCGATGATTTCGGTGACCAGGTTCCAGGTGGTGGAGCGGATGGCGGGGCCGGTGGAGAATACGCCAAGTTTGTTGGCGGGCTCGGGCTCGACATCGAAGTGCTGCTTGTGGGCCAGCCACATCACCACAGCACCCAGGAAGGCTCCCAGGAGTTCACCGCCGAAGTAGGTAAACGTCGAGGCAAAGTCGACCGGAACGCCGGGGGCGTAAGTGCCTTTGCCATTGATCAGCAGGCCGAATGTCACGGCGGGGTTCAGGTGCGCACCTGATTTCACGGCGACGAATACACCGGCGAAGACAGCGATGCCCCATCCCCAGGTGACCATCAGGAATCCGCCGTTATTTCCTTTTGTACCCTTCAGTGCAACGTTTGCCACAACGCCACAGCCCAGCAGGGTCAGCATTGCGGTACCGAAGACTTCGGACAGGAAAACTATTCCAAGAGACATCTTTGACTCCTCTATTTTCTGTTGTCAGCCCCTCGCGGGTTTGAAGGGCTGGTGTGCCGGCGGGGCCGTGGCTCCGCCGGCCGGCCGCTGCGCGGGTCTTCCATTGAACCCCGCAGCCGGTGCGCCCGGACGTCATCCGCCCGGGCGCCGATCTCTATCCGGCGACCACGCTGTGGACGTGGACCCCGTGGAATCGCTTGAGCACCTCCTGAGCGTGGCTGATCTCGGCGGCTTGGGTGGCCGCGTCCCAGCCGAGCGGGCCTGCAAGGATGCCGGCAACCTCGTGCAGAAGTTCGCCGGTCACCAGGCCGCGGAAGGCGAGGGACGTGCGACGGATCAAGACGTCGATCAGGTGCCCGATCTGCTCGTTCCGGGCCATAAACTCCAGTTCACGGACGGAGAGCTCGCGGGTGGAGTGCAGGAGCGGGTCCGGGCCGGCGTCGAGGAAGCTGATGATCTCCCCGGCGCGGGTGCCGTAGCGGGTGAGCAGCCCTGCGGTGCGGTCGGCATCACGGTTGTCCGTCATGTGTGCCTTGATCCAGCGCTGCACGCCATCCTCGCTCTCGGGGAAACCGGCACCGCCGCCGATGGCCAGTTTCGCCGTCGAGATTTTACGGTGCATTCCGAGTTCAGCGAGGACCTTGTCGCTCAGGTGTTCGGCGAGGGCGCGGAAGGTGGTCCATTTTCCGCCCACAAGGCTAAGCACGACTGCGCCGGCACTCCCCGTCCCGGCGGCGCCCCCGGCGCGGCGTTCGATCCGGTAGTCGCGGCTGACGAAGCCCGGCTGGGTGGCGTCGTGCCGGGGCAGCGGACGGACTCCGGAAAACGTGTAGACGATCTGATCCCGGCCCACGGTGATGTCCGGGAAGACATGGCCGATCAGGTCGAAGAAGTAGTCGATCTCTTCCTCGGTGCATACAGCGTCTTCCGCCATGTCCGCGTCGATGTCCGTGGTCCCGACCAGGACGCGGTCCCCCATCGGGTAGATCAATACGATCCGGCCGTCGGTGTGTTCGAAGAAGATCTCGCGTCCGCTGCAGGCGGCGAGCAGTTCCGGGTGGTCCAGCACAATGTGCGAGCCCTTGGTGCCGCCCATAAAGGCAGACGCCTCGCCCATCGCCTGGTTTGTCTGGTCGACCCAGGCGCCGGTGGTGTTGACGATGACGTCGGCGGAGAACTCAAACCGTTCACCGGTGAGTTCGTCTCGAAGTTCCGCGATGCTTCCGGTGCGCCCGGTCCCTGCTGCGTCGCGGACCGCCACCAGCGAGAGGTAGTTGCTGGCGCGGGCATCGCTGGCCCCCGCGGCGCCGGCCTTCTCGCCGTCCTGCAGCACATCCAGCGTGAGTCGCTCCGGGTTGTGCACGGAGGCGTCGAAATACGTCGCCGCATATTTGATTCCCGGGTGCAGGCGGGGCAGCTCGGCAAGAGCCCGCCGGCGGCCGCGGAACTGGTGTCGGGGGACGGTGCCGCCGTCCCGGGAGAAGAAGTCGTACATGCTCAGGCCAAGCTTGATCAGGAAGGCCCCGCGTTCCGTGGGAGCCCCGTGCTGCTTGTGGGTCAGGAACCGCAGCGGCGCGGCGAGGATGCCGGAAAACGTGCTGAAGATGGGGATGGTCGTCTGGAGCGGCTTTACGTAGTGCGGGGCGATGCGCAGCAGCCGGTTGCGTTCCACAACCGATTCCTGGACGAGGCGGAACTCGCCGTTCTCAAGGTAACGGATACCACCGTGGATCATGTGCGATGAGGCACCGCTGGCCCCCTGGCAGTAGTCACCGCGCTCCACAAGTGCCACGTCAACACCCTGCAGGGCGAGGTCCCGGAACGTGCCCACTCCATTTATGCCACCGCCGATGATAAGCACCTGCGCGTGCGGCCGCCTCTGCAGCTTCTGCACCGATGCGCGCTCGCCGGCCGACGCCTGGTTGCGGGCTGAATCCTTCTGTCCCAAGAACTACTCCTTTGGGTTTGGTCCTGTGCGGCGCGCCGTGCGGCGCGGCGCCGTTCATCACTATTCTTTGGAGTAATGGAAAATGGAGTCAAGCACTATGCACAAACGTGCAGAACGGAAGTGGGATGACACCCTCACGAAGCTCCGACGCCCTCCGCGCCGCCCAGTTGTATTACCTTCAGGACCTGACCATGGACGCGATTGCACGCGAGCTGCGCACGTCCCGGTCCACCGTGTCGCGGCTGCTTTCCTCAGCCC
This genomic window from Arthrobacter sp. EM1 contains:
- a CDS encoding MIP/aquaporin family protein, whose product is MSLGIVFLSEVFGTAMLTLLGCGVVANVALKGTKGNNGGFLMVTWGWGIAVFAGVFVAVKSGAHLNPAVTFGLLINGKGTYAPGVPVDFASTFTYFGGELLGAFLGAVVMWLAHKQHFDVEPEPANKLGVFSTGPAIRSTTWNLVTEIIGTFVLVFVILTFGGTPSGLGPLAVALLVVGIGVSLGGPTGYAINPARDLGPRIAHALLPIKGKGSSDWSYSWIPVVGPLVGGGLAGIVAAVVPIIATAAA
- the glpK gene encoding glycerol kinase GlpK, with the translated sequence MNQYVIAIDQGTTSSRAIIFDHSGSIVSSGQLEHEQIFPQAGWVEHDPAEIWNNTREVIGTALSKANLTRHDIAAVGITNQRETAVVWDKTTGKAVYNAIVWQDTRTQPIVDELAKDGGVDRFKEKVGLPLATYFSGTKIKWILDNVEGAREKAEAGDLVFGNTDCWVLWNLTGGVDGGVHVTDVTNASRTLFMDLETLSWDQDILDAFGVPASMMPEIKSSSEVYGTVHTSQLLREVPVAGILGDQQAATFGQAAFEAGEAKNTYGTGCFLIFNTGEEIVHSKNGLLTTVGYKLGDAAPHYALEGSIAVTGSLIQWLRDNLGMISSAPEVETLAAAVKDNGGVYIVPAFSGLFAPYWRSDARGAIVGLTRFVNKNHIARAALEATAFQTREVLDAVNADSGVPLTELKVDGGMVANDALMQFQADILGVPVIRPKVVETTALGAAYAAGLAVGFWKDLGECSANWAEDKRWEPQMDDAERDRQMRLWKKAVTKSMDWVDADVK
- a CDS encoding glycerol-3-phosphate dehydrogenase/oxidase, encoding MGQKDSARNQASAGERASVQKLQRRPHAQVLIIGGGINGVGTFRDLALQGVDVALVERGDYCQGASGASSHMIHGGIRYLENGEFRLVQESVVERNRLLRIAPHYVKPLQTTIPIFSTFSGILAAPLRFLTHKQHGAPTERGAFLIKLGLSMYDFFSRDGGTVPRHQFRGRRRALAELPRLHPGIKYAATYFDASVHNPERLTLDVLQDGEKAGAAGASDARASNYLSLVAVRDAAGTGRTGSIAELRDELTGERFEFSADVIVNTTGAWVDQTNQAMGEASAFMGGTKGSHIVLDHPELLAACSGREIFFEHTDGRIVLIYPMGDRVLVGTTDIDADMAEDAVCTEEEIDYFFDLIGHVFPDITVGRDQIVYTFSGVRPLPRHDATQPGFVSRDYRIERRAGGAAGTGSAGAVVLSLVGGKWTTFRALAEHLSDKVLAELGMHRKISTAKLAIGGGAGFPESEDGVQRWIKAHMTDNRDADRTAGLLTRYGTRAGEIISFLDAGPDPLLHSTRELSVRELEFMARNEQIGHLIDVLIRRTSLAFRGLVTGELLHEVAGILAGPLGWDAATQAAEISHAQEVLKRFHGVHVHSVVAG